A single genomic interval of Anaerolineae bacterium harbors:
- a CDS encoding LCP family protein gives MRIEESHQGTHGRPLWLVLGSIAALLAVALVIYTTYGVYTIVRTTVAEMTNLPSVEILKEQAGLSSFLPAPTQAAGGEVAPTVQAGEGTPPPTTEPLLQKRINILLLGIDQRPGETGPFRTDSMIVVTIDPESGAVGMLSIPRDLWVPIPGYGENRINTAHFLGDLHKYPGGGPALAKKTVSYNFGFPVHYYVRVNFEGFRRMIDMIGGIDIDVPHEIRDDQYPDENYGYDPLYIPAGRIHMDGDLALKYARTRKTDNDFERARRQQQIILAVRDKVLSLNLLPSLIPKIPELLRTLSDSIQTDIPMDELIMLARLARDLNTENIKTAVIDETMTVPQTTPTGAYVLLPIREKIRPVVDDLFLSPLPTVAPKR, from the coding sequence ATGCGCATCGAAGAATCACATCAGGGTACGCACGGCCGGCCGCTCTGGCTCGTGCTGGGGAGTATTGCGGCACTGCTGGCCGTCGCCCTGGTCATATACACCACCTACGGCGTGTACACTATCGTCCGCACCACCGTGGCGGAGATGACCAATCTCCCTTCCGTCGAGATACTGAAGGAACAGGCGGGGTTGTCCTCGTTCCTGCCGGCGCCCACCCAGGCCGCCGGCGGGGAGGTAGCTCCCACCGTCCAGGCCGGCGAGGGCACCCCACCCCCGACCACAGAGCCGCTCCTGCAGAAGCGCATCAACATCCTCCTGCTGGGCATTGACCAGCGCCCGGGAGAGACCGGTCCCTTCCGCACCGACAGCATGATCGTGGTCACCATTGACCCGGAGTCCGGCGCGGTCGGCATGCTCTCCATCCCCCGAGACCTGTGGGTGCCCATCCCGGGATATGGGGAGAACCGCATCAATACCGCTCACTTCCTGGGCGATTTGCACAAATACCCAGGGGGAGGGCCGGCCCTGGCCAAGAAAACCGTCTCGTACAACTTCGGCTTCCCGGTCCATTACTACGTGCGGGTCAACTTCGAGGGCTTCCGACGCATGATTGACATGATCGGCGGGATAGATATTGACGTGCCGCATGAGATTCGGGACGACCAGTATCCCGACGAGAACTACGGCTACGACCCGCTGTACATCCCCGCCGGCCGCATCCACATGGACGGCGACCTGGCGCTCAAATACGCCCGCACCCGAAAAACGGACAACGACTTCGAGCGGGCGCGCCGGCAACAGCAGATCATCCTCGCCGTGCGCGACAAGGTGCTCAGCCTGAACCTGCTCCCCTCCCTGATCCCCAAGATCCCGGAGCTCCTGCGCACCCTGTCCGATTCCATCCAGACCGATATTCCGATGGACGAGCTGATCATGCTCGCACGGCTGGCGCGCGACCTCAACACCGAGAACATCAAGACCGCCGTGATTGACGAGACGATGACGGTCCCGCAGACGACGCCCACCGGCGCCTATGTCCTTCTGCCGATTCGGGAGAAGATCCGCCCGGTAGTGGATGACCTGTTCCTCTCCCCGCTCCCTACGGTAGCACCCAAGCGCTAG